One window of the Chryseobacterium sp. CY350 genome contains the following:
- the hisH gene encoding imidazole glycerol phosphate synthase subunit HisH — MIAIIKYNGGNVRSVQNALNRLGEKSIVTDDFELIRKADKVIFPGVGEASSTMKLLKEKGLDELIPKLTQPVLGICLGMQLMCGHNEEGNTMGMGIFDINVKKFPSENIVPHMGWNTLMDLKSTLFSEISEKDDFYFVHSYFCELSDFTTAVCDYILPFSATLQKDNFFATQFHPEKSGKSGSLLLKNFLKI, encoded by the coding sequence ATGATTGCAATTATTAAATACAACGGCGGGAATGTACGTTCAGTGCAAAATGCATTAAACAGATTAGGCGAAAAATCTATAGTCACAGATGATTTTGAATTGATTCGAAAAGCCGATAAAGTGATTTTTCCGGGCGTCGGTGAAGCTTCTTCTACAATGAAATTACTGAAAGAGAAAGGTTTAGATGAATTGATTCCGAAACTCACTCAACCTGTTCTTGGAATTTGTCTCGGAATGCAGTTGATGTGTGGACATAACGAAGAAGGAAATACTATGGGAATGGGAATTTTTGATATAAACGTTAAAAAATTTCCTTCAGAAAATATCGTTCCGCATATGGGTTGGAATACGCTTATGGATTTGAAATCAACATTGTTCTCTGAGATTTCAGAAAAAGATGATTTCTATTTTGTTCATAGTTATTTTTGTGAATTATCAGATTTTACAACTGCTGTCTGCGATTATATTTTGCCTTTCAGCGCAACTTTGCAGAAAGATAATTTTTTCGCAACACAGTTTCACCCTGAAAAATCAGGAAAATCTGGAAGTCTGTTATTGAAAAACTTTTTAAAAATTTAA
- a CDS encoding glycosyltransferase family 4 protein, with the protein MMIAYDAKRFFHNTSGLGNYSRDLVRILSEYFPENQYLLLNKNKSERGNIIVENSNVHFIATSKGKFSRQLKMGKDAQKQNADIFHGLSGELPLKWDKTPIKKVVTIHDLIFMRYPQYYSFFDRKIHFWKFKKSAEMADKIIAISEQTKRDIIQYLKIPEDKIEVIYQGCHQAFKKNQSEEFIQKTKQKFKLPERFILNVGTIEERKNLLNIVKAIDKSEIPLVVVGRKTKYFSKIEQYIKKNKLEKQIYFLEGVSMDELAVIYKSADIFVYPSFFEGFGIPIIEALFSKTVVITSNISCLPEAGGKDSVYIYPENYLDIQAKIKFLWENESERKRRADKGFDFVQKFNDEPIANEMMNLYQKIL; encoded by the coding sequence ATGATGATAGCTTACGACGCAAAACGTTTCTTTCACAACACTTCGGGTTTGGGAAATTATTCCAGAGATCTGGTAAGAATACTTTCCGAATATTTCCCTGAAAATCAATACCTTCTCTTAAATAAAAACAAATCTGAAAGAGGAAATATTATTGTAGAAAATTCTAATGTTCATTTTATTGCAACATCAAAAGGAAAATTCTCGCGACAGCTTAAAATGGGTAAAGACGCCCAAAAACAAAATGCAGATATTTTTCATGGACTTTCCGGTGAACTGCCTTTAAAATGGGATAAAACCCCAATCAAAAAGGTTGTGACGATTCATGATCTTATTTTCATGAGGTATCCACAATATTATTCTTTTTTTGACAGAAAAATCCACTTTTGGAAGTTTAAAAAATCGGCTGAAATGGCCGATAAAATCATTGCAATTTCGGAGCAGACAAAACGAGATATAATTCAATATTTAAAAATTCCGGAAGATAAAATTGAAGTTATTTATCAAGGCTGTCATCAGGCTTTTAAAAAAAATCAGTCTGAAGAATTCATTCAAAAAACGAAACAAAAATTCAAGCTTCCTGAAAGATTTATTTTAAATGTCGGAACAATTGAAGAAAGAAAAAATCTTTTAAACATTGTAAAAGCAATTGACAAATCTGAAATTCCTCTGGTCGTTGTTGGTAGAAAAACAAAATATTTTTCCAAAATAGAGCAGTACATCAAAAAAAATAAGTTAGAAAAACAAATTTATTTTTTGGAAGGCGTTTCGATGGATGAGCTCGCTGTGATTTATAAGTCAGCCGATATTTTTGTGTATCCGAGCTTTTTTGAAGGTTTTGGGATTCCGATTATTGAAGCATTATTTTCAAAAACCGTCGTTATTACCAGCAATATAAGTTGCCTTCCGGAAGCTGGCGGAAAAGATTCTGTTTACATATATCCAGAGAATTATTTAGATATTCAGGCAAAAATAAAATTTCTCTGGGAAAACGAATCTGAGAGAAAACGTCGTGCTGATAAGGGTTTCGATTTTGTTCAGAAGTTTAACGATGAGCCAATTGCCAATGAAATGATGAATCTCTATCAAAAAATTCTCTAA
- the hisD gene encoding histidinol dehydrogenase: MNRYEFPSKNNWNELIKRPVLKREEVSEIVAEIFNEVQKFGDKALFDFNKKFDSVEIENLSLSKNEIDNSAQLISVGLKDAIQQAKENITKFHNSQKIEIQKIETTKGVICWRENRAIEKVGIYIPGGTAPLFSTVLMLAIPAQLAGCKEIILCTPPDKNGEINPAILYTAKLCGITKIFKIGGAQAIAAMTFGTETIPNVYKIFGPGNQFVVAAKELTQNFGIAIDMPAGPSEVLIIADENAVPEFCAADLLSQAEHGSDSQVIFVSTDREILDETIEEVEKQIKNLQRNEFAQQSLNNSHFILVETIEEALEFSNLYAPEHLILAIENFENYIPLIKNAGSVFLGNYSCESAGDYASGTNHTLPTNGFAKNYSGVSLDSFVKKITFQNLSKNGLQNLGKTIEIMAEAEGLFAHKNAVSIRLKK; encoded by the coding sequence ATGAACAGATATGAATTTCCCAGTAAAAATAACTGGAACGAACTGATAAAACGTCCGGTTCTCAAAAGAGAAGAAGTTTCCGAGATTGTTGCAGAAATTTTCAACGAAGTACAAAAATTTGGTGATAAGGCATTGTTTGATTTTAATAAAAAATTTGATTCAGTTGAAATAGAAAATCTTTCCCTCTCAAAAAATGAAATAGATAATTCAGCTCAATTAATATCAGTAGGGTTAAAAGATGCTATTCAACAGGCAAAAGAAAATATTACAAAGTTTCACAATTCTCAAAAGATTGAAATTCAGAAAATTGAAACAACAAAAGGGGTAATTTGCTGGAGAGAAAACCGAGCCATCGAAAAAGTGGGAATTTATATTCCTGGAGGAACAGCCCCATTATTTTCAACGGTTCTGATGCTTGCAATTCCTGCACAATTGGCCGGTTGTAAGGAAATTATTCTTTGCACACCACCAGATAAAAACGGAGAAATAAATCCTGCAATTCTCTATACAGCAAAGCTTTGTGGAATCACTAAAATCTTCAAAATCGGTGGAGCTCAGGCAATTGCAGCAATGACTTTCGGTACAGAAACGATTCCTAATGTTTATAAAATTTTTGGTCCCGGAAATCAGTTTGTTGTTGCAGCAAAAGAACTGACTCAGAATTTTGGTATTGCCATTGATATGCCTGCAGGACCAAGTGAAGTTTTAATTATCGCAGATGAAAATGCAGTTCCTGAGTTTTGTGCTGCTGATCTTCTTTCACAGGCGGAACACGGAAGTGACAGTCAGGTGATTTTTGTCTCGACAGATCGAGAGATTTTAGATGAAACTATTGAAGAAGTTGAAAAGCAGATTAAAAATCTTCAAAGAAATGAATTTGCACAGCAATCTTTAAATAATAGCCATTTTATTTTAGTTGAAACTATTGAAGAAGCATTGGAATTCAGTAATTTATATGCTCCTGAACATTTAATTCTTGCTATTGAAAATTTTGAGAATTATATCCCTTTAATCAAAAATGCAGGTTCGGTTTTTCTGGGAAATTATTCATGTGAAAGCGCAGGAGATTATGCAAGCGGAACCAATCACACATTACCTACGAATGGTTTTGCTAAAAACTACAGTGGTGTTTCTCTAGATAGTTTTGTGAAGAAAATTACTTTCCAGAATTTATCAAAAAACGGACTTCAAAATTTAGGTAAAACCATCGAAATAATGGCAGAAGCGGAAGGTTTATTTGCCCACAAAAACGCAGTTTCAATCAGATTAAAAAAGTAA
- the hisB gene encoding bifunctional histidinol-phosphatase/imidazoleglycerol-phosphate dehydratase HisB, protein MKKVLFIDRDGTLITEPLTDFQVDSLEKLEFYPGVFQNLAKIVKELDYELVMVTNQDGLGTDSFPYEDFIKPQEKMMKAFESEGIFFTDVFIDKSFEHENLNTRKPQTGMLGKYVYGNYDLENSYVIGDRLTDIELAKNLGTKAIFLNETENEEAELTTKSWSEIYQFLKQIPRKANVYRKTNETEIEIEVNLDGSGNSEISTGLHFFDHMLEQISKHGNLDLKIKVNGDLQVDEHHTIEDTAIVFGEAILKALGKKKGIERYGFLLPMDDCLSQVAIDFGGRPWLVWDVEFKREKIGDVHSEMFFHFFKSFTDSSKSNLNIKSEGNNEHHKIESIFKAFAKALKMAVNQTDQNYNLPSTKGSL, encoded by the coding sequence ATGAAAAAAGTATTATTTATCGATCGCGACGGAACATTAATTACAGAACCGCTAACAGATTTTCAGGTTGATTCTCTTGAGAAACTTGAATTTTATCCCGGAGTTTTTCAAAACTTAGCAAAAATTGTAAAGGAATTGGATTACGAATTGGTAATGGTAACGAATCAGGATGGTTTGGGAACTGACAGCTTTCCTTATGAAGATTTTATAAAACCACAGGAAAAAATGATGAAAGCTTTTGAAAGTGAAGGGATATTTTTCACAGATGTTTTTATTGATAAAAGTTTTGAGCATGAAAATTTAAATACAAGAAAGCCGCAAACCGGAATGCTTGGCAAATACGTCTACGGAAATTACGATCTTGAAAATTCATATGTAATCGGTGATAGATTAACAGATATTGAATTAGCAAAAAACTTAGGAACAAAAGCAATTTTTCTTAATGAAACTGAAAACGAAGAAGCTGAATTAACAACGAAAAGCTGGAGCGAAATCTATCAGTTTTTAAAGCAAATTCCAAGAAAAGCTAACGTTTACAGAAAAACAAATGAAACAGAAATTGAAATTGAAGTTAATCTCGACGGAAGCGGAAATTCTGAGATTTCGACCGGGCTGCATTTTTTTGACCATATGCTTGAACAGATCTCAAAACACGGAAATTTAGATTTAAAAATTAAAGTGAATGGAGATTTACAAGTTGATGAGCACCACACAATTGAAGATACTGCGATTGTTTTTGGAGAAGCAATTTTAAAGGCTTTGGGCAAGAAAAAAGGAATTGAAAGATATGGTTTTTTGCTTCCAATGGATGATTGTCTGTCTCAGGTTGCGATTGATTTCGGAGGAAGGCCGTGGTTGGTTTGGGATGTAGAATTTAAAAGAGAAAAAATTGGTGATGTACATTCTGAAATGTTTTTTCACTTTTTTAAATCATTTACAGATTCTTCGAAGTCAAATTTGAATATAAAATCTGAAGGAAATAATGAGCATCACAAGATCGAGTCTATTTTTAAAGCTTTCGCAAAAGCACTGAAAATGGCTGTCAACCAAACTGATCAAAACTATAATTTACCCTCAACAAAAGGAAGTTTATAA
- a CDS encoding polysaccharide deacetylase family protein: protein MVLLSFDIEEFDMPFEYQGEISFEDQISISQIGLERILNILQKHNVKATFFSTVVFAENSKSLIERLLNEGHELASHTWFHSEFEVKHLKESREKLQQLFSTKVTGLRMPRMMPVDKKEVEKAGYLYNSSINPTFLPGRYNNLKVSRTYFKEESVTQIPASVSPNFRIPLFWLSFHNFPLSFYKKIASDTLKKDNYLNIYFHPWEFAEIRNPEFKLPGFTVKKSGNEMVERFDNFVGWLKNKNYKFGTFQEFQKQIES from the coding sequence ATGGTATTATTAAGTTTTGACATCGAAGAATTTGATATGCCATTCGAATATCAAGGGGAAATTTCCTTCGAAGATCAAATCTCAATTTCTCAGATCGGTCTTGAAAGAATTTTAAATATTCTTCAAAAACACAACGTTAAAGCTACTTTTTTTTCAACAGTAGTATTCGCTGAAAATAGTAAATCGCTTATCGAAAGATTACTAAATGAAGGTCATGAATTGGCTTCTCACACGTGGTTTCATTCCGAATTTGAAGTCAAACATTTAAAGGAATCCAGAGAAAAATTACAGCAATTATTTTCAACAAAGGTTACAGGATTGAGAATGCCAAGAATGATGCCTGTCGATAAAAAAGAAGTTGAAAAGGCAGGATATTTATATAATTCTTCTATAAATCCAACTTTTCTTCCCGGCAGATATAACAATTTAAAAGTGTCACGAACTTATTTTAAAGAAGAAAGTGTCACTCAAATTCCGGCTTCGGTTTCACCCAATTTTAGAATACCTTTATTTTGGCTGAGTTTTCATAATTTCCCACTAAGTTTTTATAAAAAAATAGCATCAGATACTTTAAAAAAAGACAATTATCTCAACATTTATTTTCATCCATGGGAATTTGCTGAAATTAGAAATCCAGAGTTTAAACTTCCAGGATTTACCGTTAAAAAGTCTGGAAATGAAATGGTTGAAAGATTTGATAATTTCGTTGGTTGGTTAAAAAATAAAAATTACAAATTCGGAACTTTTCAGGAATTTCAAAAGCAGATAGAATCATGA
- the hisF gene encoding imidazole glycerol phosphate synthase subunit HisF codes for MLKKRIIPCLDIKDGTTVKGINFEDLINAGNPIELAKKYENEGADELVFLDITATIEERKTFVELVKDIARELSIPFTVGGGISTVEDVRKLLEAGADKISLNSSAVKNPMLISDLSQEFGNQCIVVAIDTKFIDNSDRVFVKGGREKTALQTLDWAKKAEELGAGEILLTSMDGDGTKNGFDLRLTKLISESINIPVIASGGAGKIQDFEDVFNQTKVTGALAASIFHFREIGINELKEELKLKKLAIR; via the coding sequence ATGCTTAAAAAAAGAATCATTCCATGTTTGGATATTAAGGATGGAACAACTGTAAAGGGAATTAATTTTGAAGATTTAATTAATGCCGGAAATCCAATTGAGTTGGCTAAAAAATATGAAAATGAAGGCGCTGATGAATTGGTTTTCCTTGATATTACAGCAACAATCGAAGAACGAAAAACTTTCGTTGAACTCGTAAAAGATATTGCAAGAGAACTGAGCATTCCATTTACGGTAGGTGGCGGAATTTCTACGGTGGAAGATGTAAGAAAATTGCTTGAAGCGGGAGCCGACAAAATAAGTCTCAATTCTTCTGCGGTAAAAAATCCAATGCTAATTTCTGATTTATCCCAAGAATTTGGAAATCAATGTATTGTAGTTGCAATAGATACGAAATTCATCGACAATTCTGATCGGGTCTTTGTAAAAGGCGGGAGAGAAAAAACTGCTTTGCAGACCTTAGATTGGGCAAAAAAAGCAGAAGAACTGGGTGCAGGTGAAATTCTTCTTACCTCAATGGACGGAGACGGAACTAAAAATGGTTTTGATTTAAGATTAACAAAACTGATTTCAGAAAGTATTAATATTCCTGTAATTGCGTCAGGTGGAGCGGGAAAAATACAAGATTTTGAAGATGTTTTTAATCAGACAAAAGTTACAGGAGCTTTGGCTGCAAGTATTTTTCACTTTAGAGAAATTGGTATCAATGAATTAAAAGAAGA
- the hisC gene encoding histidinol-phosphate transaminase, protein MTIININRFVRKNILELQPYISFRDQNEFESPILMDANESPFGEFNRYPDSTHKKIRNQISQLKSISPSQISIGNGSDELIDLIIKIFCEPKKDSILMMNPSFAMYGFYAAINENLVLKLQLDANFEIQKEDFLNIIEENQPKIFFLCSPNNPTGNSIEDIEFYIKNFSGIVVVDEAYIEFSDGRSAIELLEKYPNLIVLQTFSKAWGMAGARVGIAYSSEEITQLIYTVKAPYNVNSLSLNLVSESLENISEFQNNLEQIIAERSWLKEEFKMIRCIEKVFPTNANFFLIEFKNVETVYQKLLENEILTSKRFPQIPNCIRINVGNKEENNILINVLKNI, encoded by the coding sequence ATGACAATAATAAATATTAACAGGTTTGTTCGAAAGAATATTTTAGAACTTCAGCCTTATATCAGTTTCAGGGATCAAAACGAGTTTGAAAGTCCTATTCTAATGGATGCTAATGAAAGTCCGTTCGGTGAATTCAATCGTTATCCGGATTCTACTCATAAAAAAATTAGAAATCAAATTTCTCAACTTAAAAGCATTTCACCAAGTCAGATTTCAATTGGAAACGGAAGTGATGAATTGATTGATCTGATCATCAAAATCTTCTGTGAACCAAAAAAAGATTCCATATTAATGATGAATCCTTCGTTTGCGATGTACGGTTTTTACGCAGCAATCAACGAAAATTTAGTTTTAAAACTTCAGCTAGACGCAAATTTTGAAATTCAGAAAGAAGATTTTTTAAATATAATAGAAGAAAATCAACCTAAAATTTTCTTTTTATGCTCACCCAATAATCCTACCGGAAATTCAATTGAAGATATTGAGTTTTATATCAAAAATTTTAGTGGAATTGTAGTGGTAGATGAAGCTTATATTGAATTTTCGGATGGAAGATCAGCGATTGAATTGTTAGAAAAATATCCGAATTTGATTGTCCTTCAGACCTTTTCAAAAGCTTGGGGAATGGCGGGAGCAAGAGTAGGAATTGCTTATTCTTCTGAAGAAATAACTCAATTAATTTATACTGTTAAAGCTCCTTATAATGTCAATTCTTTAAGCCTGAATTTAGTTTCAGAAAGTCTTGAAAATATAAGTGAATTTCAGAATAATCTGGAACAGATCATTGCAGAAAGATCTTGGTTAAAAGAAGAATTTAAAATGATTAGATGTATCGAAAAAGTTTTCCCAACCAATGCTAATTTCTTTCTTATTGAATTTAAAAATGTAGAAACTGTTTATCAAAAATTGTTGGAAAACGAAATTTTAACCAGTAAAAGATTTCCTCAAATTCCAAACTGTATCAGAATAAATGTTGGAAATAAAGAAGAAAATAACATATTAATTAATGTTTTAAAAAATATTTGA
- the hisG gene encoding ATP phosphoribosyltransferase, translated as MSKLKIAIQKSGRLYEESLQLLKDCGISVNNGKDQLKVSVENFPMEIMYLRNSDIPQYLEDGVVDIAIVGENLLAEKNKEITVVHQLGFSKCRVSLAVPKDVETDDLQYFQGKKIATSYPNTLKEFLKQNHIEADIHVISGSVEIAPNIGLADGICDIVSSGSTLFKNGLRETLTILKSEAVLAKTVQLSAEKENVLDKLLFRIKAVLKAKNSKYILMNVPNDKIADISNVLPVLKSPTVIPLAEEGWSSIHSVIDEERFWDVIDELRENGAQDILIIPIDKMVI; from the coding sequence ATGAGTAAATTAAAAATTGCAATCCAAAAAAGCGGCCGTCTGTACGAAGAATCTCTGCAGCTTCTCAAAGATTGCGGAATTTCTGTAAACAATGGGAAAGACCAGTTAAAAGTTTCTGTGGAAAATTTCCCAATGGAGATTATGTATCTCAGAAATTCGGATATTCCTCAATATCTGGAAGATGGAGTCGTGGATATCGCGATCGTAGGAGAAAATCTTCTGGCTGAAAAAAATAAAGAAATCACCGTTGTTCATCAGTTAGGATTTTCAAAATGCCGCGTCTCTTTAGCGGTCCCAAAAGATGTGGAAACCGACGATCTTCAGTATTTCCAAGGAAAAAAGATCGCCACTTCTTATCCAAACACACTAAAAGAATTTTTAAAGCAAAACCACATTGAAGCTGATATTCACGTGATTTCCGGTTCTGTAGAAATTGCTCCCAACATTGGTTTGGCAGACGGAATCTGTGATATTGTAAGTTCCGGAAGCACTTTATTTAAAAATGGTTTAAGAGAAACGCTTACTATTCTGAAATCCGAAGCTGTTTTAGCGAAAACTGTTCAGCTAAGTGCAGAAAAGGAGAATGTTCTTGATAAACTGCTATTCAGGATCAAGGCTGTTTTAAAAGCTAAAAACTCAAAATATATTCTGATGAATGTTCCTAACGATAAAATCGCTGACATTTCAAATGTACTTCCGGTTTTGAAAAGTCCAACAGTGATTCCTTTGGCAGAAGAAGGCTGGAGCAGCATTCACTCAGTCATTGATGAAGAACGCTTTTGGGATGTCATTGATGAGTTGAGAGAAAACGGAGCCCAGGATATTTTAATAATTCCAATTGATAAAATGGTTATTTAA
- the hisA gene encoding 1-(5-phosphoribosyl)-5-[(5-phosphoribosylamino)methylideneamino]imidazole-4-carboxamide isomerase translates to MKIIPAIDIIDGKCVRLSKGDYSTKKIYNENPVEVAKEFESFGIQFLHLVDLDGAKSKHIVNQKVLEKIASKTSLHIDFGGGLKTEEDIETAFNCGAKQITIGSIAVQNPEFCYEIIHKYGSKKIILGADCENREIKTSGWLEESDRDIIDFILQYQKCNIENVICTDISKDGMLQGASTELYQEILVKTHINLIASGGISCLEDVFKMKEIGCSGTIIGKAIYENKISLNQLQNFIENA, encoded by the coding sequence ATGAAAATAATTCCTGCCATAGATATCATCGACGGAAAATGTGTAAGGCTATCAAAAGGTGATTACAGCACAAAAAAAATATACAACGAAAATCCTGTAGAAGTTGCCAAAGAATTTGAGAGCTTTGGAATACAGTTTCTTCACTTAGTTGATCTTGACGGAGCAAAATCCAAACATATCGTCAATCAAAAGGTTTTGGAAAAAATTGCTAGTAAAACTTCATTACATATCGATTTTGGAGGTGGATTAAAAACTGAAGAAGATATTGAAACTGCCTTTAATTGTGGTGCAAAGCAAATTACAATTGGAAGCATTGCCGTTCAAAATCCTGAATTTTGCTATGAAATTATTCACAAATACGGTTCTAAAAAAATAATTCTGGGAGCCGATTGTGAAAACCGAGAAATAAAAACTTCAGGCTGGCTTGAGGAAAGTGACAGAGATATCATCGATTTTATTCTGCAATATCAAAAATGTAATATTGAGAATGTGATTTGTACAGACATTTCAAAAGACGGAATGTTGCAAGGTGCATCCACAGAATTGTATCAGGAAATTTTAGTAAAAACACATATAAATCTCATTGCAAGTGGTGGAATCTCGTGTCTCGAAGATGTTTTTAAAATGAAAGAAATTGGCTGCTCCGGAACGATTATCGGGAAAGCTATTTATGAGAATAAAATATCATTAAATCAACTTCAAAATTTTATTGAAAATGCTTAA